From Halorussus lipolyticus:
AGGAGTCCGGCGAGGTCCCGAGCGTCGCCCCGAATCGGCTCGACGTTCTCGATTCGCTGGTGGTCTGCGAGCGCGGCGAGTTCGCCGAGGAACTCCTCGTCCAACTCGACCGCGTAGACCGTCGCCGGTTCGACGATTCGCGCCGCAGGGAGCGCGAAGTACCCGTTCCCGCACCCGACCTCGGCCACGCTGTCGCCCGGTTCGAGACCGAGTTTCCGAAGCGTCTCGCCGGGCGTCGGCCACAGTTTGCCCCACCAGTCCCAGTCCGGCAAGCCAGTATTTTGGAACTTGTCCATTACTGTCGGGTCGGGTCCTCGGGCGGAAAAGCGTTTTCCGTCCGAGTACGAAGGTGACAGCGAGTACTGCCTTCTATCGGATGCAGGAAATAAAAATCGTTCTTAGAAACAGAATAGTAATTCTTTAACTTGTATTTTGATAGTTTCTCGGACGGGAAGCTACATCCCCATGTCGTCGGCGGCGTCGGGCACCGGCAAGTCGTGGGGCGAGACGCCCAGCAGTTCCCCGGCGTGGTCCAGCGCCATGTCGAACCCGTAGTAGCGTTCGAGTTCGTCGCCGTCGGCGCTCGGCCGGACCTTCAGCATGGCGTAGCCCTCGATGTTCTGGGCGATTGCGGCGGTTGCGTGCTTGGTCGAGAATTCGAGGACGCGCTCCTCGTCGGTCTCGAAGTAGCGGGCGGTGATTCCGTCGTTTTCGGCCTCCTGCTCGGCGGGGTCCTCGTCGGTCATAACTGGCGGTTAGGAGCGGTGACAGTCGAAGGTACCGATTCGTCTCGATGTTCGGCGCGACGACCGCCCGGTTCCCGACCGCAGTAGATTTATGGATAACCGCGTGGCACCTCTGCCGGGGTTGAGCAACGATGCCAAAGCACATGGCCTGTCGAGAACACGGAATGGACTGCGACTTCGAGATCACCGACGAACACGAGGACGAGATGGTGGACTTCATCCAGATTCACGCCCGGTCCCAGCACGACATGAACGTCTCGGAGGACGAGGCCCGAGACATGATGGAGAACACCTGAGCGGGCCACCGAGGCGACCAATTTTTCTCGCGGCGAAGCGCAAGCGTCGTAGTCGCGGACACCGATTGCCCGACCATGACCAGATGGCTCCAGAGCGGGCGGCGGCGCGACATCTGCGCCCTGCTCTACGGCGAGGGACCGCTTCGCGGGCAGAGTCTCAAGACCCGCCTCGAAGACCACTACGACACCCATATCGACTCGAAATCCTTCTACGGGGCGGTCAAATCGCTCGAAGGCAAGGGCTTCGTGGAGAAACGCACCGAGGGGATTCACGACGCCTACGCGCTGACCGAGGCGGGCCAGAAGCGCGTCGAAGACCACTTCGAGTGGATGCGCCGAAAAATCGAATCGGGGACGGAGCGCGAGTCGGCGGACTCCTCCGGCGATGCACAGCCTTAACCACCGGTCGCTGAGTAGCCGGGGTCATGGGCCGAGGAGTCGCGTACGACGACTTCGAGCAGTACGTCCGCGATACCCTCGCGGAAGCGACCGGTTACACCTGCACGAAGCAGTACGAGGTCGGCAAGTCCGGCAACCGGTGGAAGGTCGATTGTGTCCTGTTGGGCGACCACGACCTTCGGAAGGGGTACGTCGAGGTCAAGGAGACCTCCCGGACCTCGAACCGGAGTACCTACATCAACCACATGCGGCGGGCCTACGCCGAGATGGGCGATTTCAGACAATTCGACGTGCCGAAAGCCGTCGTCGTGGCCGACAAGTGGAATACCGGGGGTACCGACTGGAACGCGATGCTTGACTCCATCGACTGTATGCTCGTAGACATCGACAACATCGAGCGATTCGTCGCCGAACTCGACGCCTGAAAAAGCCGAAAGCGAATAGAGAACGAAGACCAATCAGTCCAGCAGTTCGTTCGCAATCGTGTTCCGCAGGACCTCGCTGGTCCCCTCGTAAATCTCGTTGAGTTTCGAGTCTCGGTAGTACCGCTCGGCGGGGAAGTCCTTGGTGTAGCCGTAGCCGCCGTGAATCTGGACGCCCTCGTTTGCGACCTCGCGGGAGATTTCCGAGGCGTAGAGTTTGGCTTGGGCGGCCTGCTTGATGTAGTCCTCGCCGCGAATCTTCCGGTCGGCGGCGCGGTGCATCAGCATCTTGGCGGACTGAACCTTGGTGTCCATGTCGGCCAGTTTGTGCTGGATGGTCTGGAACTCCGAAATCGGCTGGTCGAACTGCTCGCGGTCTTGGGAGTACTCCAGCGCGTCTTCCAGCGCGGCGCGAGCGATACCGATGGACCGCGCGGCGATGGTGATGCGCCCGCCGTTCAGGGTCTTGAGAGCGTGGACGAACCCTCTGCCCTCCTCGCCCAGCAGGCGGTCCTCGGGGATGCGCATGTCGTCGAACCGGAGTTCGGCGGTCGGACAGCCCTTGTCGCCGAGTTTGTCCTCGGTGCCTTCGACGTAGAAGCCGTCGTCCTCCTCTGGCCGGACGACGAACGAGGAGATACCCTTGTTCCCGGCCTCGGGGTCGGTCTTGGCGAAGACGGTCACGGTGTCGGCCACCGAACCGTTGGAAATCCAGAGCTTACCGCCGTTGACGACGTACTCGTCGCCGTCCTTCTCGGCGGTGGTGTCCATCGCGGGCACGTCGGAGCCAGCGCCGGCCTCCGAGAGCGCGAACGCGCCGATGTCCTCGCCCTGATTCAGGGGCGTGAGGTACTCCTGCTTCTGGTCCTCGTCGCCGAACTCGTAGAGCATGTTGCCCGCGAGGCTGGTGTGGGCCGCGACGACGGTGCCCAGACCGCCCGACCCGCGGGAGATTTCTTCGAGACCGATGGCGTAGGAGTGGTAGTCGAGGCCCGCCCCGCCGTACTCCTCGGGGAAGGGCATCCCCATCAGGCCGAGGTCAGCCATCTCGTCCACGAGGTCCTCGGGGAACTCGTCTTCTTTGTCGATTTCGTCGGCGCGGGGTTTGATTTCTTCGTCGGTGAACTCCGCTACCATGTCGCGTATCTGCTTCTGCTCGGCGGAGAGACTGAAGTCCATGCCCAAATCTTGCGGGGGAGCGACCCTTTAGTTTTCCCTTCGGCGTCGGAGGGGGTGCTGTCGGGAGTCTACTGGCTCGGCATACTCTCGCTCAGAAGCTTCGGCCCGCCGACCAAAGTCTCGTCGGGGTAGTTCGGCTGACTACAGTAGCTTCTTCCGGATGTCGTCGGCCGTGACCGCGCCCTGAATCAGCCACGAGGCCGCGGGGTGCTTGGGCGCGACGCTGGCCGCCCCGAGGAGCAGGAAGGCTCGCTTGGGCTTGCCGTTCTTCAGCGCGAGGACGGCCTGAACGAGGAAAGATGCGACGTTGAGCTTGTTCTTTCGAACGTCTATCGGTTTCCCCGCCAGCACCTTCGCGGCGTCTTTCGGCGTCGGAATCATGTCCGAAACGTCGGTTCGGACGAGGGTAAGCGTTGGGCCGGGAATCGGTCGGTCTCTCCCGCGCGACGCTGGCGGTAAATTCTAAGATTTTTGCTCAAGCTTTTCAATCTCGGGTTCCTAGGTCCCACAAGTAAATGGATACGGAGCCGCCCACCGAGCGCCCAGCGGACGACGACATCGACTGGTGCTTCGATGCCGTCCAAGGCGTCTCTCGAACGTTCGCCATCACTATCGACGTGCTGGAGGAGCCGATGGCCTCCTACATCTGCGTCGGCTACCT
This genomic window contains:
- a CDS encoding DUF7111 family protein, yielding MTDEDPAEQEAENDGITARYFETDEERVLEFSTKHATAAIAQNIEGYAMLKVRPSADGDELERYYGFDMALDHAGELLGVSPHDLPVPDAADDMGM
- a CDS encoding DUF1059 domain-containing protein, with the translated sequence MPKHMACREHGMDCDFEITDEHEDEMVDFIQIHARSQHDMNVSEDEARDMMENT
- a CDS encoding PadR family transcriptional regulator, translated to MTRWLQSGRRRDICALLYGEGPLRGQSLKTRLEDHYDTHIDSKSFYGAVKSLEGKGFVEKRTEGIHDAYALTEAGQKRVEDHFEWMRRKIESGTERESADSSGDAQP
- a CDS encoding acyl-CoA dehydrogenase, translating into MDFSLSAEQKQIRDMVAEFTDEEIKPRADEIDKEDEFPEDLVDEMADLGLMGMPFPEEYGGAGLDYHSYAIGLEEISRGSGGLGTVVAAHTSLAGNMLYEFGDEDQKQEYLTPLNQGEDIGAFALSEAGAGSDVPAMDTTAEKDGDEYVVNGGKLWISNGSVADTVTVFAKTDPEAGNKGISSFVVRPEEDDGFYVEGTEDKLGDKGCPTAELRFDDMRIPEDRLLGEEGRGFVHALKTLNGGRITIAARSIGIARAALEDALEYSQDREQFDQPISEFQTIQHKLADMDTKVQSAKMLMHRAADRKIRGEDYIKQAAQAKLYASEISREVANEGVQIHGGYGYTKDFPAERYYRDSKLNEIYEGTSEVLRNTIANELLD